A genomic stretch from Acropora palmata chromosome 13, jaAcrPala1.3, whole genome shotgun sequence includes:
- the LOC141864408 gene encoding S-adenosylhomocysteine hydrolase-like protein 1 isoform X2, translated as MMSDSMWNRKNSFAISSYSAKTPKPEPESNTPSRKYIRPQYSHRSLSRSSSIESSASYSDSYSSDEDDVSPRERTQKNSSGGSDFCVKNIKLADFGRREIEIAEQEMPGLMLLRKRNCTDKPLEGAKIVGCTHVTAQAAVLIETLTALGAQVRWSACNIYSTQNEVAAALAESGYPIFAWKGESEEDFWWCIEQCITADKWQPNMVLDDGGDATHLMYKKFNGTFNTLKGVVEESVTGVHRLYQLSKQGKLTVAAMNVNDSVTKTKFDNMYCCRESILDSLKRTTDVMFGGKQVLVCGYGEVGKGCCSALKGLGAIVYVAEIDPICALQACMDGFRVVKIDMVVKQIDILITCTGNKHVITREHLDRMKNGCIVCNMGHSNTEVDVASLRTSDLTWEKVRTQVDHIIWPDGKRIVLLAEGRLVNLSCSSVPSFVVSITSTTQAIALIELYKAPPGRYKHDVYLLPKKMDEYVAMLHLPTFDGHLTELTEEQARYLGVNKNGPFKPNYYRY; from the exons ATGATGTCTGATTCTATGTGGAATAGAAAAAACTCGTTCGCCATTTCTTCGTATTCGGCGAAAACGCCTAAACCGGAGCCAGAATCAAACACTCCAAGTAGAAAA tatATTCGCCCACAGTACTCTCATCGTTCGTTGTCAAGGAGTAGTTCGATTGAGAGTTCAG CCAGCTATTCCGATAGTTACTCCTCAGACGAGGACGATGTGTCTCCAAGAGAGCGAACTCAG AAAAACAGCAGTGGTGGATCGGATTTTTGTGTTAAGaatattaaactggctgactTTGGTCgcagagaaattgaaattgctGAACAAG aAATGCCTGGTTTAATGCTTCTCCGAAAGCGGAATTGCACAGACAAGCCATTAGAAGGAGCCAAAATTGTTGGTTGCACTCATGTTACTGCGCAGGCCGCA GTTCTTATAGAAACTCTGACAGCACTTGGAGCACAGGTCCGTTGGTCAGCCTGTAACATTTATTCAACACAG AACGAAGTTGCAGCTGCTCTTGCAGAATCAG GTTACCCCATCTTTGCCTGGAAGGGAGAGTCTGAGGAAGATTTTTGGTGGTGCATTGAACAGTGCATTACTGCAGATAAGTGGCAACCAAATATGGTATTGGATGATGGAGGAGATGCCACTCACTTGATGTATAAGAAATTCAATGGAACTTTTAATACATTGAAAGGTGTTGTGGAGGAGAGTGTGACAGGTGTACACAG GTTATACCAGCTCTCAAAGCAAGGCAAGCTGACTGTAGCAGCCATGAATGTCAATGACTCTGTCACTAAA ACAAAGTTTGATAACATGTATTGCTGTAGGGAATCAATCTTAGATAG TTTAAAAAGAACTACTGATGTAATGTTTGGAGGAAAGCAGGTTCTTGTCTGTGGTTATGGTGAG GTCGGCAAGGGATGTTGTTCTGCTCTCAAAGGCCTTGGCGCCATTGTGTATGTGGCAGAAATTGATCCCATTTGCGCCTTGCAGGCATG CATGGATGGTTTTAGAGTTGTAAAGATTGACATGGTtgtgaaacaaattgacatcCTTATAACATGCACAG GAAACAAACATGTTATCACCAGAGAGCATCTTGACAGAATGAAGAATGGGTgcatagtgtgtaacatggggCACTCCAATACTGAAGTTGATGTG GCTAGTTTGCGAACGTCAGATCTGACATGGGAGAAGGTCAGAACACAAGTAGATCATATTATCTGGCCAGACGGCAAAAGAATTGTTCTGCTGGCAGAG ggtCGTCTGGTCAATCTGAGCTGCTCTAGTGTTCCTTCATTTGTAGTTTCCATTACCTCCACTACACAG GCAATAGCATTAATTGAACTTTACAAGGCTCCACCTGGTAGATATAAGCATGATGTCTAtcttttgccaaaaaaaatgg atgAATATGTTGCAATGCTGCACTTGCCCACATTTGATGGCCATTTGACTGAGCTTACAGAAGAACAAGCAAGGTATCTTGGAGTTAACAAGAATGGACCATTCAAACCCAATTATTACAG ATACTAA
- the LOC141864408 gene encoding S-adenosylhomocysteine hydrolase-like protein 1 isoform X1: MAASDVEHRVQKSPAAAQRPPHLRALEGLSFSESMSRRPPRLRRRSISVSSTDSYGSSASYSDSYSSDEDDVSPRERTQKNSSGGSDFCVKNIKLADFGRREIEIAEQEMPGLMLLRKRNCTDKPLEGAKIVGCTHVTAQAAVLIETLTALGAQVRWSACNIYSTQNEVAAALAESGYPIFAWKGESEEDFWWCIEQCITADKWQPNMVLDDGGDATHLMYKKFNGTFNTLKGVVEESVTGVHRLYQLSKQGKLTVAAMNVNDSVTKTKFDNMYCCRESILDSLKRTTDVMFGGKQVLVCGYGEVGKGCCSALKGLGAIVYVAEIDPICALQACMDGFRVVKIDMVVKQIDILITCTGNKHVITREHLDRMKNGCIVCNMGHSNTEVDVASLRTSDLTWEKVRTQVDHIIWPDGKRIVLLAEGRLVNLSCSSVPSFVVSITSTTQAIALIELYKAPPGRYKHDVYLLPKKMDEYVAMLHLPTFDGHLTELTEEQARYLGVNKNGPFKPNYYRY; encoded by the exons ATGGCGGCGTCGGATGTCGAGCATCGTGTCCAGAAATCTCCGGCTGCAGCACAAAGACCGCCTCATCTGAGGGCGCTTGAG GGGCTGTCTTTTTCAGAAAGCATGTCAAGACGGCCCCCTCGCCTTCGAAGGCGGTCGATTTCGGTATCATCAACCGATAGTTACGGAAGTTCAG CCAGCTATTCCGATAGTTACTCCTCAGACGAGGACGATGTGTCTCCAAGAGAGCGAACTCAG AAAAACAGCAGTGGTGGATCGGATTTTTGTGTTAAGaatattaaactggctgactTTGGTCgcagagaaattgaaattgctGAACAAG aAATGCCTGGTTTAATGCTTCTCCGAAAGCGGAATTGCACAGACAAGCCATTAGAAGGAGCCAAAATTGTTGGTTGCACTCATGTTACTGCGCAGGCCGCA GTTCTTATAGAAACTCTGACAGCACTTGGAGCACAGGTCCGTTGGTCAGCCTGTAACATTTATTCAACACAG AACGAAGTTGCAGCTGCTCTTGCAGAATCAG GTTACCCCATCTTTGCCTGGAAGGGAGAGTCTGAGGAAGATTTTTGGTGGTGCATTGAACAGTGCATTACTGCAGATAAGTGGCAACCAAATATGGTATTGGATGATGGAGGAGATGCCACTCACTTGATGTATAAGAAATTCAATGGAACTTTTAATACATTGAAAGGTGTTGTGGAGGAGAGTGTGACAGGTGTACACAG GTTATACCAGCTCTCAAAGCAAGGCAAGCTGACTGTAGCAGCCATGAATGTCAATGACTCTGTCACTAAA ACAAAGTTTGATAACATGTATTGCTGTAGGGAATCAATCTTAGATAG TTTAAAAAGAACTACTGATGTAATGTTTGGAGGAAAGCAGGTTCTTGTCTGTGGTTATGGTGAG GTCGGCAAGGGATGTTGTTCTGCTCTCAAAGGCCTTGGCGCCATTGTGTATGTGGCAGAAATTGATCCCATTTGCGCCTTGCAGGCATG CATGGATGGTTTTAGAGTTGTAAAGATTGACATGGTtgtgaaacaaattgacatcCTTATAACATGCACAG GAAACAAACATGTTATCACCAGAGAGCATCTTGACAGAATGAAGAATGGGTgcatagtgtgtaacatggggCACTCCAATACTGAAGTTGATGTG GCTAGTTTGCGAACGTCAGATCTGACATGGGAGAAGGTCAGAACACAAGTAGATCATATTATCTGGCCAGACGGCAAAAGAATTGTTCTGCTGGCAGAG ggtCGTCTGGTCAATCTGAGCTGCTCTAGTGTTCCTTCATTTGTAGTTTCCATTACCTCCACTACACAG GCAATAGCATTAATTGAACTTTACAAGGCTCCACCTGGTAGATATAAGCATGATGTCTAtcttttgccaaaaaaaatgg atgAATATGTTGCAATGCTGCACTTGCCCACATTTGATGGCCATTTGACTGAGCTTACAGAAGAACAAGCAAGGTATCTTGGAGTTAACAAGAATGGACCATTCAAACCCAATTATTACAG ATACTAA